A genomic segment from Propioniciclava sp. MC1595 encodes:
- a CDS encoding homoserine dehydrogenase → MMNLGDSPVRVALLGCGVVGSQVARLLLEQADDLQARVGRPLELAGIGVRTVRERPGIDPSLFTTDLAGLVDRDDIDLVIELIGGIHPAQELVLAAVQGGKSVVTANKALLAEHGPEIYHAARLADVDVYYEAAVAGAIPIIRPLRESLVGDAVTAVKGIVNGTTNYILDQMHTHGVSFDAALADAQQLGYAEADPTADVEGHDAAAKAAILASLAFHTRVRLSDVSCEGISSVTSEDVAAAESMRCVIKLLAQCSVSPDGTLAVGVHPTMVPLEHPLAGIHGAYNAVFVESVNAGRLMFMGPGAGGSPTASAVLGDVVTAARNRVRGVAGPGESAYTSPGITDPARVVSAYYIAMVVRDEPGVLSRVAEVMARRDISIATVRQEQTRDDDASARLGITTHRAFDGDVRAAVAELTAGGDVLGNVRVLRVEGA, encoded by the coding sequence ATGATGAACCTGGGGGACTCCCCTGTGCGCGTGGCCCTGCTCGGGTGTGGGGTGGTCGGGTCCCAGGTGGCCCGCCTCCTGCTGGAGCAGGCCGACGACCTGCAGGCGCGCGTCGGCCGCCCGCTCGAACTGGCCGGCATCGGCGTCCGCACGGTGCGCGAGCGGCCGGGCATCGACCCGAGCCTGTTCACCACCGACCTCGCCGGACTCGTCGACCGCGACGACATCGACCTCGTCATCGAGCTGATCGGCGGCATCCACCCCGCCCAGGAGCTGGTGCTGGCCGCCGTCCAGGGCGGCAAGTCGGTCGTGACCGCGAACAAGGCGTTGCTGGCCGAGCACGGGCCCGAGATCTACCACGCGGCCCGCCTGGCCGATGTCGACGTGTACTACGAGGCCGCCGTCGCCGGGGCGATCCCGATCATCCGGCCGCTGCGGGAGTCGCTGGTCGGTGACGCGGTGACGGCCGTCAAGGGCATCGTCAACGGCACGACCAACTACATCCTCGACCAGATGCACACCCACGGGGTGTCCTTCGACGCCGCCCTGGCCGACGCCCAGCAGCTGGGCTACGCCGAGGCCGACCCGACCGCCGACGTGGAGGGCCACGACGCCGCGGCGAAGGCGGCCATCCTGGCCTCGCTGGCGTTCCACACCCGCGTGCGCCTGTCCGATGTCTCCTGCGAGGGGATCTCGTCGGTGACGAGCGAGGACGTGGCCGCCGCCGAGTCCATGCGCTGCGTGATCAAGCTGCTGGCCCAGTGCTCGGTCTCCCCGGACGGCACCCTCGCCGTCGGCGTCCACCCCACGATGGTGCCGCTGGAGCACCCGCTGGCCGGCATCCACGGCGCCTACAACGCCGTCTTCGTCGAGTCCGTGAACGCGGGCCGGCTCATGTTCATGGGGCCGGGTGCCGGTGGCTCGCCGACGGCGTCCGCGGTGCTGGGCGACGTGGTCACCGCCGCCCGGAACCGCGTGCGCGGGGTGGCCGGCCCGGGCGAGTCCGCCTACACCAGCCCCGGGATCACCGACCCCGCGCGCGTGGTGTCGGCCTACTACATCGCCATGGTCGTGCGCGACGAGCCCGGCGTGCTCTCCCGGGTCGCCGAGGTGATGGCCCGCCGCGACATCTCGATCGCCACCGTCCGCCAGGAGCAGACGCGCGACGACGACGCGTCCGCCCGCCTCGGCATCACCACCCACCGGGCCTTCGACGGCGACGTGCGCGCCGCGGTGGCCGAACTCACCGCGGGCGGCGACGTCCTGGGCAACGTGCGCGTGCTGCGCGTGGAAGGAGCCTGA
- the prfA gene encoding peptide chain release factor 1, with translation MFTNADALREEYASLEAQMADPATHSDMALSRRVGRRYSELTPIVRALAEHDTLTADLEAARELAADDPAFAEEAVDLEARLGESSTRLAEMLAPRDPHDSLDALLEIKSGEGGEESALFAGDLFRMYSKYAEQRGWKVEVLDSTETDLGGIKSLTMAVKGSASAGPDDSPYGVLKFEGGVHRVQRVPVTETQGRIHTSAAGVLVMPDVEDDADVEVSEDDLRVDVYRSSGKGGQGVNTTDSAVRLTHLPTGLVVTCQNERSQLQNKASALRILKARLAALAEEQAAAEASSARKSQVRTVDRSERIRTYNFPENRIADHRIGYKAHNLDAVLGGDMSGVVEALQAADLAERLGAAGA, from the coding sequence ATGTTCACCAACGCGGACGCGCTGCGCGAGGAGTACGCCTCGCTCGAGGCGCAGATGGCCGACCCGGCCACGCACTCCGACATGGCCCTGTCGCGCCGCGTCGGGCGGCGCTACTCCGAGCTCACGCCCATCGTGCGCGCCCTGGCCGAGCACGACACGCTGACAGCCGACCTCGAGGCCGCGCGCGAGCTGGCCGCCGACGACCCGGCGTTCGCCGAGGAGGCCGTCGACCTGGAGGCGCGGCTGGGGGAGTCCTCCACGCGCCTCGCCGAGATGTTGGCCCCCCGCGACCCGCACGACTCCCTCGACGCGCTGCTGGAGATCAAGTCGGGCGAGGGCGGCGAGGAGTCGGCCCTGTTCGCCGGCGACCTGTTCCGGATGTACAGCAAGTACGCCGAGCAGCGTGGCTGGAAGGTCGAGGTCCTCGACTCCACCGAGACCGACCTGGGCGGCATCAAGTCGCTCACCATGGCGGTGAAGGGGAGCGCGAGCGCGGGACCCGACGACTCGCCCTACGGCGTGCTCAAGTTCGAGGGTGGGGTCCACCGCGTGCAGCGCGTCCCGGTCACCGAGACCCAGGGCCGCATCCACACGTCGGCCGCCGGCGTGCTGGTGATGCCCGACGTCGAGGACGACGCCGACGTCGAGGTCTCCGAGGACGACCTGCGCGTCGACGTCTACCGCAGCTCCGGCAAGGGCGGCCAGGGTGTGAACACCACCGACTCCGCCGTGCGCCTGACCCACCTGCCCACCGGACTGGTGGTGACCTGCCAGAACGAGCGCAGCCAGCTGCAGAACAAGGCCTCCGCCCTGCGCATCCTCAAGGCGCGCCTCGCCGCCCTGGCCGAGGAGCAGGCCGCGGCCGAGGCGTCCAGTGCCCGCAAGTCGCAGGTGCGCACGGTCGACCGCTCCGAGCGGATCCGCACCTACAACTTCCCCGAGAACCGCATCGCCGACCACCGCATCGGCTACAAGGCGCACAACCTCGACGCCGTGCTCGGCGGCGACATGTCCGGGGTCGTCGAGGCCCTGCAGGCCGCGGACCTGGCCGAGCGCCTCGGTGCCGCCGGTGCCTGA
- a CDS encoding glucose PTS transporter subunit IIA, translating into MQSTTQGSTAEQIVSAVGGPENIISLTHCATRLRFELRDAAGISQPAVESIDGVLGAVPQSGDRYQVVIGGGVQTVYNAIMNLPDMRGAKGALSDADVKAAARAKARGKVAWVDAFFEYLSDSFRPLLGVLLGGSLIIAIAAVLDALGIVPFQGVDRATAAGATWIFWDAMWRSVLYFLPVMVAYNAAKKLDVDPWLGATIMAALFTPEFMSLTDTAKFPGTTCTTNPTLGTESCVATIFGLPMQLNGYGGQVFVPLMMVAILALVYRFLKKVFPENVQMVFVPFLSMLVMIPLTAFLIGPLGIWLGTGLGAGLAWLNTSAPMVFAIIIPLIYPFLVPLGLHWPLNALMLANIQTLGYDFIQGPMGAWNFACFGATAGVLFLSMRDKDTVMRQTATGALAAGLFGGISEPSLYGIHLRFKRIYPRMLVGCLAGGLTIGILGTLFTSGDVRGVTTGAFAFTSLLTIPVFNPIWIYVVSIAIAFFVAMVLVIISDYRTPEQKAEALAAREQAEADLALATAAPVAATSTATAAAAAPAATATLVATAVVGSPMAGRVVSLDDVEDKVFSSRALGEGVGVVPTAGRVTAPVTGTLVTVPKSGHAFGIKTDDGVEVLVHVGIDTVRLKGEHFDVAVTKGQRVEAGDLLADVNLDGIREAGYDTTTIVVVTNTKAMASVTPITGSDVAPGEPVIEVTR; encoded by the coding sequence ATGCAGTCAACGACACAGGGTTCCACGGCCGAGCAGATCGTCTCCGCCGTCGGTGGGCCCGAGAACATCATCAGCCTCACCCACTGCGCGACCCGGCTGCGCTTCGAGCTGAGGGACGCCGCGGGCATCAGCCAGCCCGCGGTCGAGTCCATCGACGGCGTCCTCGGCGCCGTGCCGCAGAGCGGCGACCGCTACCAGGTCGTCATCGGCGGCGGCGTCCAGACGGTCTACAACGCGATCATGAACCTGCCGGACATGCGCGGCGCCAAGGGTGCGCTCAGCGACGCCGACGTCAAGGCCGCCGCCCGCGCCAAGGCCCGCGGCAAGGTCGCCTGGGTCGACGCCTTCTTCGAGTACCTCTCAGACAGCTTCCGCCCGCTGCTGGGCGTGCTGTTGGGCGGATCGCTGATCATCGCCATCGCCGCCGTTCTCGACGCCCTCGGCATCGTCCCCTTCCAGGGCGTCGACCGCGCCACCGCCGCCGGCGCGACCTGGATCTTCTGGGACGCCATGTGGCGCTCGGTGCTCTACTTCCTCCCCGTCATGGTCGCCTACAACGCCGCCAAGAAGCTCGACGTCGACCCGTGGCTGGGCGCGACCATCATGGCCGCCCTGTTCACCCCCGAGTTCATGAGCCTCACCGACACGGCGAAGTTCCCGGGTACGACCTGCACCACCAACCCCACCCTGGGCACCGAGTCGTGCGTCGCCACGATCTTCGGCCTGCCGATGCAGCTGAACGGGTACGGCGGCCAGGTGTTCGTGCCGCTGATGATGGTCGCGATCCTCGCGCTGGTCTACCGGTTCCTGAAGAAGGTCTTCCCCGAGAACGTGCAGATGGTCTTCGTGCCGTTCCTCTCGATGCTGGTCATGATCCCGCTCACCGCATTCCTGATCGGCCCGCTGGGCATCTGGCTGGGCACCGGCCTCGGCGCGGGCCTCGCGTGGCTCAACACCTCGGCCCCGATGGTGTTCGCGATCATCATCCCGCTGATCTACCCCTTCCTCGTCCCGCTCGGCCTGCACTGGCCGCTGAACGCCCTCATGCTGGCCAACATCCAGACGCTGGGCTACGACTTCATCCAGGGCCCCATGGGCGCGTGGAACTTCGCCTGCTTCGGCGCGACCGCCGGCGTCCTGTTCCTGTCGATGCGTGACAAGGACACCGTCATGCGCCAGACCGCCACCGGCGCCCTCGCCGCGGGCCTCTTCGGCGGCATCTCCGAGCCCTCCCTGTACGGCATCCACCTGCGCTTCAAGCGGATCTACCCGCGCATGCTGGTCGGCTGCCTCGCCGGCGGCCTCACCATCGGCATCCTCGGCACGCTGTTCACCTCCGGCGACGTCCGCGGCGTCACCACCGGCGCGTTCGCCTTCACCTCGCTGCTGACGATCCCGGTCTTCAACCCGATCTGGATCTACGTGGTCTCCATCGCCATCGCGTTCTTCGTCGCCATGGTGCTGGTCATCATCTCCGACTACCGCACGCCCGAGCAGAAGGCCGAGGCGCTCGCCGCCCGCGAGCAGGCCGAGGCCGACCTCGCTCTGGCCACCGCCGCCCCGGTCGCCGCGACGTCCACCGCCACCGCGGCGGCTGCTGCCCCCGCCGCCACCGCGACGCTGGTCGCGACCGCGGTCGTCGGCTCCCCGATGGCCGGCCGCGTGGTCAGCCTCGACGACGTGGAGGACAAGGTCTTCTCCTCCCGCGCGCTCGGCGAGGGCGTGGGCGTCGTCCCGACCGCCGGCCGGGTCACCGCGCCGGTCACCGGCACGCTGGTCACCGTCCCCAAGAGTGGGCACGCGTTCGGCATCAAGACCGACGACGGCGTGGAGGTCCTCGTGCACGTGGGGATCGACACCGTGCGCCTGAAGGGGGAACATTTCGACGTGGCCGTGACCAAGGGACAGCGCGTGGAGGCCGGCGACCTGCTCGCCGACGTGAACCTTGACGGCATCCGCGAGGCCGGCTACGACACCACCACGATCGTGGTCGTCACCAACACCAAGGCCATGGCCTCGGTGACCCCGATCACCGGTTCGGACGTCGCGCCCGGCGAGCCCGTCATCGAGGTCACCCGCTGA
- the rho gene encoding transcription termination factor Rho: MTNIDSMLLPDLKKVASSLGVKSAGLRKAELVAAIRAQQGNGAPSAPAAGEQPQRTARRRAGRPEGAPEQAPQEALPASAPAASPSAPAASDQDDVAARLEALAAEPGRRQRNRNRNRDGGAGGDTDQARQAPADEAPSRGAEQAEARAPQQNNQPQRYDDDEAGGGRRNRRRRNRDRTNRQRPNRGGQGVDIGRMEAEPTVTDDDVLTPISGILDVLDNYAFVRTQGYLPGTNDAYVSLSMVKKWGLRKGDIVTGVMRAQREGERQKYNPLVRVETINGTDPEQAKGRPEFNKLTPLYPQERFRLETTPTNMTGRIIDLVAPIGKGQRGLIVSPPKAGKTMVMQAIANAISQNNPEVHLMVVLVDERPEEVTDFQRSVKGEVIASTFDRPADDHTTVAELAIERAKRLVELGHDVVVLLDGITRLSRAYNLAAPASGRILSGGVDSAALYPPKKFFGAARNVENGGSLTILATALVETGSKMDEVIFEEFKGTGNMELRLRREMADKRIFPAIDAVASGTRREEQLMTREELAIMWKLRRVLSGLDDQAALEMLINRLKKTQTNLEFLHVISRTTPSQD; the protein is encoded by the coding sequence GTGACCAACATCGACTCGATGCTCCTGCCCGACCTCAAGAAGGTCGCCAGCTCGCTCGGCGTGAAGTCCGCCGGCCTGCGCAAGGCGGAGCTCGTCGCAGCCATTCGTGCCCAGCAGGGCAACGGTGCCCCCAGCGCGCCCGCTGCCGGGGAGCAGCCGCAGCGCACCGCCCGCCGCCGCGCGGGCCGCCCCGAGGGCGCGCCCGAGCAGGCTCCGCAGGAGGCCCTGCCCGCATCCGCCCCCGCAGCGTCGCCCTCCGCACCCGCGGCGTCCGACCAGGACGACGTGGCCGCGCGCCTCGAGGCCCTGGCCGCCGAGCCGGGTCGCCGCCAGCGCAACCGCAACCGCAACCGCGACGGTGGTGCGGGCGGCGACACCGATCAGGCGCGACAGGCGCCGGCCGACGAGGCACCCTCCCGAGGCGCGGAGCAGGCCGAGGCCCGCGCGCCGCAGCAGAACAACCAGCCCCAGCGTTACGACGACGACGAGGCCGGGGGCGGCCGCCGCAACCGCCGCCGCCGCAACCGTGACCGCACCAACCGCCAGCGCCCCAACCGTGGCGGCCAAGGCGTCGACATCGGCCGCATGGAGGCCGAGCCGACCGTCACCGACGACGACGTCCTGACCCCGATCTCCGGCATCCTCGACGTCCTCGACAACTACGCCTTCGTGCGTACGCAGGGCTACCTGCCCGGCACCAACGACGCGTACGTCTCACTGTCGATGGTCAAGAAGTGGGGCCTCCGCAAGGGCGACATCGTCACCGGCGTGATGCGCGCCCAGCGCGAGGGGGAGCGGCAGAAGTACAACCCGCTCGTCCGCGTCGAGACGATCAACGGCACCGACCCCGAGCAGGCGAAGGGACGCCCCGAGTTCAACAAGCTGACCCCCCTGTACCCGCAGGAGCGGTTCCGCCTCGAGACGACGCCGACCAACATGACCGGGCGGATCATCGACCTGGTCGCGCCCATCGGCAAGGGCCAGCGCGGCCTGATCGTGTCCCCGCCCAAGGCGGGCAAGACGATGGTCATGCAGGCCATCGCGAACGCGATCTCGCAGAACAACCCCGAGGTGCACCTCATGGTGGTCCTCGTCGACGAGCGTCCTGAGGAGGTCACCGACTTCCAGCGCTCGGTCAAGGGCGAGGTCATCGCGTCCACGTTCGACCGCCCGGCCGACGACCACACCACGGTCGCCGAGCTGGCCATCGAGCGGGCCAAGCGCCTGGTCGAGCTGGGCCACGACGTGGTCGTGCTGCTGGACGGCATCACCCGCCTCTCGCGGGCCTACAACCTGGCCGCCCCGGCGTCCGGCCGCATCCTGTCCGGTGGTGTCGACTCCGCGGCGCTCTACCCGCCGAAGAAGTTCTTCGGTGCCGCGCGCAACGTCGAGAACGGCGGCTCCCTGACCATCCTCGCCACCGCGCTGGTCGAGACCGGCTCGAAGATGGACGAGGTGATCTTCGAGGAGTTCAAGGGCACCGGCAACATGGAGCTGCGCCTGCGCCGCGAGATGGCCGACAAGCGCATCTTCCCGGCCATCGACGCGGTCGCCTCCGGCACCCGCCGCGAGGAGCAGCTCATGACCCGCGAGGAGCTCGCGATCATGTGGAAGCTCCGCCGCGTGCTGTCCGGCCTCGACGACCAGGCCGCCCTGGAGATGCTGATCAACCGCCTCAAGAAGACGCAGACGAACCTCGAGTTCCTCCACGTCATCAGCCGCACCACGCCCAGCCAGGACTAG
- a CDS encoding PRD domain-containing protein, producing MEILRVFNNNVVLARDGAGREVILTGRGLGFQARPGRTVDPTLVTRTFIPADGRDPDHLAELLAGIPPEHVQLVGEALAEAGLDARASASPTLVIALADHVSFALRRQRLGVAVEYPVVAEVKNLYAGEYAQARALLAAINARSDEPLPDAEAVALALHLVNAGFASGDLSWTYTMTGVIQQMMDVIGQSYGLELDPGCVSVGRFVTHLRYLFVRIEQHEQLDQQHSPVGGAIRAAYPRAVACAERLASIVELRLGSPLTDDEVSYLALHVARVTETAA from the coding sequence GTGGAGATCCTGCGCGTCTTCAACAACAACGTCGTCCTCGCCCGGGACGGCGCGGGTCGGGAGGTGATCCTGACCGGCCGGGGCCTGGGCTTCCAGGCCCGGCCGGGACGGACCGTCGACCCGACGCTGGTGACGCGCACCTTCATCCCGGCCGACGGCCGCGACCCCGACCACCTGGCCGAGCTCCTGGCAGGCATCCCGCCCGAGCACGTCCAGCTGGTCGGGGAGGCCCTGGCCGAGGCCGGGCTGGACGCCAGGGCGTCCGCCAGCCCGACCCTCGTCATCGCCCTCGCCGACCACGTCAGCTTCGCCCTGCGCCGCCAGCGCCTGGGCGTGGCCGTGGAGTACCCCGTGGTCGCCGAGGTGAAGAACCTGTACGCGGGGGAGTACGCGCAGGCCCGCGCGCTGCTCGCCGCGATCAACGCGCGCAGCGACGAACCGCTCCCGGACGCAGAGGCCGTCGCGCTGGCCCTCCACCTGGTCAACGCGGGCTTCGCGTCCGGGGACCTGTCGTGGACCTACACGATGACCGGCGTCATCCAGCAGATGATGGACGTCATCGGCCAGTCCTACGGCCTCGAGCTCGACCCGGGGTGCGTGAGCGTCGGGCGGTTCGTGACCCACCTGCGCTACCTGTTCGTCCGGATCGAGCAGCACGAGCAGCTCGACCAGCAGCACTCCCCGGTGGGCGGCGCCATCCGCGCGGCCTACCCCCGGGCCGTCGCGTGCGCCGAGCGGCTGGCGTCCATCGTGGAGCTACGGCTGGGCTCGCCGCTCACCGACGACGAGGTCTCCTACCTCGCGCTGCACGTGGCGCGGGTCACCGAGACGGCCGCCTGA
- the prmC gene encoding peptide chain release factor N(5)-glutamine methyltransferase codes for MPESVSALVARLSRRVPAHEARILLAHVLGTDLSRLLVADPPDAATVARLEGLVARREAGEPLQHVTGTAPFRTVDLEVGPGVFIPRPETEVMTGWALERMAEVDAPFVVELCAGSGAITKALATEFGAAATYHCVELSSDAFAYLERNLAGLGVDARLGDMADAFADLDGTVDLVVANPPYVPLDHWADVPAEVRDFDPALALVSGADGLDAMRVVADVAARLLRPGGWVCAEHAEVQEASAPEVFVRQGSFTHVADHRDLTDRPRFVTARRGGRMGA; via the coding sequence GTGCCTGAGTCGGTCTCGGCCCTCGTCGCGCGGCTGTCCCGCCGGGTCCCGGCCCACGAGGCGCGCATCCTCCTCGCCCACGTCCTGGGCACCGACCTGTCCCGCCTGCTGGTGGCCGACCCGCCGGACGCCGCGACCGTCGCCCGCCTCGAGGGGCTGGTGGCGCGCCGGGAGGCCGGCGAGCCCCTGCAGCACGTGACGGGCACCGCCCCGTTCCGCACGGTCGACCTCGAGGTCGGCCCCGGGGTGTTCATCCCGCGCCCCGAGACCGAGGTGATGACGGGCTGGGCGCTGGAGCGGATGGCCGAGGTCGACGCGCCGTTCGTCGTCGAGCTGTGCGCCGGATCGGGGGCCATCACCAAGGCGCTGGCCACCGAGTTCGGCGCCGCGGCCACGTACCACTGCGTCGAGCTGTCCTCGGACGCCTTCGCCTACCTCGAGCGCAACCTGGCCGGCCTCGGCGTCGACGCGCGGCTGGGGGACATGGCGGACGCCTTCGCCGACCTCGACGGGACCGTCGACCTGGTCGTGGCCAACCCTCCCTACGTGCCGCTGGACCACTGGGCCGACGTGCCCGCCGAGGTGCGCGACTTCGACCCTGCGCTGGCGCTGGTGTCGGGCGCCGACGGGCTGGACGCCATGCGCGTCGTCGCCGACGTGGCCGCCCGCCTGCTCCGGCCCGGCGGCTGGGTGTGCGCCGAGCACGCCGAGGTGCAGGAGGCCTCGGCCCCGGAGGTGTTCGTGCGGCAGGGGTCCTTCACGCACGTGGCCGACCACCGCGACCTCACGGACCGGCCCCGGTTCGTGACCGCCCG
- a CDS encoding DUF6541 family protein has product MPWSAAVPAVLVALVALYWPAPALFAALRLPPLASAALAPPVAVLVLSVSAILADVAGGLWGWPWVLGVAVLLLGGVVGGRILVRRGRPPAEAAPPSRSPRILLAYLAGIGVAGIAMGGLVLDALVSPESFSQRHDNVFHLNATHLVASGHASPFALAPVTTNSFYPAAWHDWAGLVMQLSGTDALVASQACTLAIVFLVWPLSVAWLVEVVVRPGTAGRLLVGVLALSSVSFPLTLAGWGTLYPNLLGIALAPVLFTVVWDALGRDDHPVLGLGSAVTMAALTGAAVALAHPNAALSVGLFLFPVAIAAAWPLVRRGDLRAVRGSVVWTLTVAAGFLVAFPVAWYVLGDAIAAGSVRDPFMERGRALGEVVAGTSIGRPPVPSLAIGLVAGLLVLVATARLRPLLASFALVSTAYVASVALETSPLPLLLTAPYYTDPYRIAAVATVLVVPIAVLGWDSVARWFGERGPGWVGLVVAVALAGALLATTLASDGMRALHDEVRKRFVADPTAWLLTPDERALIERLPDTTPDDAVLVVNPSQGGSLAYAIADRRVTHYYMNTPVTPAAEYLALHLRDAATDPAVCAAVAETGAHYALALEPFEIEGVYESETSHPGLHGLDAAPGFEVVDSEGAATLYRVTACD; this is encoded by the coding sequence GTGCCCTGGTCCGCGGCCGTCCCCGCCGTCCTCGTCGCCCTCGTGGCCCTGTACTGGCCGGCCCCGGCGCTGTTCGCCGCGCTCCGCCTGCCCCCGCTCGCCTCGGCCGCCCTCGCGCCCCCCGTCGCGGTCCTCGTGCTGTCGGTGAGCGCGATCCTCGCCGATGTCGCCGGCGGCCTCTGGGGCTGGCCCTGGGTGCTCGGGGTCGCCGTGCTGCTGCTCGGCGGGGTCGTGGGCGGCCGGATCCTCGTGCGTCGGGGTCGTCCCCCCGCCGAGGCCGCGCCCCCGAGCAGGTCGCCCCGGATCCTGCTCGCGTACCTCGCCGGGATCGGGGTCGCGGGGATCGCGATGGGCGGGCTCGTGCTCGACGCGCTGGTCTCCCCGGAGTCCTTCTCGCAACGCCACGACAACGTCTTCCACCTCAACGCGACGCACCTGGTCGCCTCCGGGCACGCGTCGCCCTTCGCCCTGGCACCGGTCACCACCAACTCCTTCTACCCGGCCGCCTGGCACGACTGGGCCGGGCTCGTCATGCAGCTCAGCGGCACCGACGCCCTCGTCGCCAGCCAGGCGTGCACCCTCGCGATCGTCTTCCTCGTGTGGCCCCTGTCGGTGGCCTGGCTGGTCGAGGTGGTCGTCCGGCCCGGCACCGCGGGGCGGCTCCTCGTGGGCGTCCTCGCCCTCTCCTCGGTGTCGTTCCCCCTCACGCTGGCCGGCTGGGGCACCCTGTACCCCAACCTCTTGGGCATCGCGCTGGCGCCGGTCCTGTTCACCGTCGTCTGGGACGCGCTCGGGCGCGACGACCACCCGGTCCTGGGCCTGGGCAGCGCCGTCACGATGGCGGCCCTGACCGGCGCCGCGGTCGCCCTGGCCCACCCGAACGCCGCCCTGTCCGTGGGCCTGTTCCTGTTCCCGGTCGCGATCGCCGCGGCCTGGCCCTTGGTGCGCCGGGGCGACCTCCGCGCGGTCCGGGGCTCCGTGGTGTGGACCCTGACGGTGGCGGCGGGCTTCCTCGTCGCCTTCCCCGTGGCCTGGTACGTGCTGGGGGACGCCATCGCCGCCGGGTCGGTGCGCGACCCGTTCATGGAGCGGGGCCGCGCGCTGGGCGAGGTGGTCGCCGGCACGTCCATCGGCCGCCCCCCGGTCCCCTCGCTCGCGATCGGCCTCGTGGCGGGCCTGCTCGTGCTGGTCGCCACCGCGCGCCTGCGCCCGCTGTTGGCGTCCTTCGCGCTGGTCTCGACGGCCTACGTCGCCTCGGTGGCCCTCGAGACGAGCCCGCTCCCCCTGCTGCTCACCGCGCCCTACTACACCGACCCGTACCGGATCGCGGCCGTGGCGACGGTGCTGGTCGTGCCGATCGCCGTGCTCGGCTGGGACTCCGTGGCCCGGTGGTTCGGCGAGCGCGGGCCCGGGTGGGTGGGCCTGGTGGTCGCCGTGGCGTTGGCGGGTGCCCTGCTGGCCACGACGCTCGCCTCGGACGGGATGCGCGCGCTCCACGACGAGGTGCGCAAGCGCTTCGTCGCCGACCCCACGGCCTGGCTGCTGACCCCGGATGAGCGGGCGCTGATCGAGCGGCTGCCGGACACGACCCCGGACGACGCCGTGCTGGTGGTCAACCCCAGCCAGGGCGGCAGCCTCGCCTACGCGATCGCGGACCGGCGGGTCACGCACTACTACATGAACACCCCCGTGACGCCGGCCGCGGAGTACCTGGCCCTGCACCTGCGCGACGCGGCCACGGACCCGGCCGTGTGCGCCGCGGTCGCCGAGACCGGCGCACACTACGCGCTGGCCCTGGAGCCCTTCGAGATCGAGGGCGTGTACGAGTCCGAGACCTCGCACCCGGGGCTGCACGGGCTCGACGCGGCGCCGGGGTTCGAGGTCGTCGACTCCGAGGGGGCCGCGACCCTCTACCGGGTCACGGCCTGCGACTGA
- the thrH gene encoding bifunctional phosphoserine phosphatase/homoserine phosphotransferase ThrH — MLVACLDLEGVLVPEIWINVAERTGIDDLRLTTRDIADYDELMTHRLRVLDRHGIRLSQIQEVIAGMGPLPGAAAFLDWLRERFQVVILSDTFYQFGMPLMAQLGYPTLFCHNLEVADDRIVDYHLRQPDQKTKAVAALQSLNLRVVATGDSYNDTGMLGQAEAGILFSPPDNVVAEFPQYPVARDYDALRAEFTRAAERVG, encoded by the coding sequence GTGCTGGTCGCCTGCCTCGACCTCGAGGGCGTGCTCGTCCCCGAGATCTGGATCAACGTCGCCGAGCGCACCGGCATCGACGACCTGCGCCTCACCACGCGCGACATCGCCGACTACGACGAGCTGATGACCCACCGCCTCCGGGTGCTGGACCGCCACGGCATCCGGCTGTCCCAGATCCAGGAGGTCATCGCCGGCATGGGGCCGCTGCCCGGCGCCGCCGCGTTCCTCGACTGGCTCCGCGAGCGCTTCCAGGTGGTCATCCTGTCGGACACCTTCTACCAGTTCGGCATGCCGCTGATGGCCCAGCTGGGGTACCCGACCCTGTTCTGCCACAACCTCGAGGTCGCCGACGACCGCATCGTCGACTACCACCTGCGCCAGCCCGACCAGAAGACCAAGGCCGTGGCCGCGCTGCAGTCGCTGAACCTCAGGGTCGTGGCGACCGGCGACTCCTACAACGACACCGGCATGCTCGGGCAGGCCGAGGCCGGCATCCTGTTCAGCCCGCCCGACAACGTGGTGGCCGAGTTCCCGCAGTACCCGGTCGCCCGCGACTACGACGCCCTGCGCGCCGAGTTCACCCGCGCGGCCGAGCGGGTCGGCTGA
- the rpmE gene encoding 50S ribosomal protein L31 — protein MKQGIHPDYVETQVSCTCGNTFTTHSTAKGGTIRAEVCAECHPFYTGKQKILDTGGRVARFEKRYGAKKGN, from the coding sequence ATGAAGCAGGGCATCCACCCGGACTACGTGGAGACCCAGGTCAGCTGCACCTGTGGCAACACGTTCACCACCCACTCGACCGCCAAGGGCGGCACCATCCGCGCCGAGGTCTGCGCCGAGTGCCACCCCTTCTACACGGGCAAGCAGAAGATCCTCGACACCGGTGGTCGCGTCGCCCGCTTCGAGAAGCGCTACGGCGCCAAGAAGGGCAACTAG